Proteins from a single region of Oncorhynchus kisutch isolate 150728-3 unplaced genomic scaffold, Okis_V2 Okis01b-Okis20b_hom, whole genome shotgun sequence:
- the LOC109885020 gene encoding epsin-3-like, which translates to MAAHYGEEFIRSRGSPSSFNSSSSSPREASDLEQARPQTSGEEELQLQLALAMSREESEKDQRCLQGDESFLQRALDENRRDSHTGTGESAMLNLVDIFGPSEAPPPSDDLWEAQPAVTSDPWDSVVHSNTPVIGSPWKTRPSSSSPTNPWAPSRSPTWEAPPTSSSSPVNHGWESPPPLTGDGTDRTDPFSVREEEECKGEEGPPQPGSPTGPDLFGERVLSPEVNGRGGGSPEMFDLSRLAPPQGYAAPRMCRTPEAFLGPTGASLVNLDALIPPNPPSRTHNNPFLLGLSVPSPTNPFHCDQPRLTLNQMLRPCSTSPLPPHTLPYSPSLPLPLPHNTQASPGLLDLPSNLPHPLLPLSPAPAHRVTPQSHTHSHNPFL; encoded by the exons ATGGCAGCTCACTACGGGGAAGAGTTCATCCGCTCCCGGGGCTCGCCCTCCTCCTTTAACT cctcttCATCCTCTCCTCGTGAAGCGTCTGATCTAGAACAGGCCCGCCCCCAGACCAGCGGAGAGGAGGAGCTACAGTTACAGCTGGCCCTGGccatgagcagagaggagagtgagaag GACCAGCGTTGTCTCCAAGGAGATGAGTCGTTTTTGCAGAGAGCCCTGGACGAGAACAGAAGGGACAGTCACACAGGGacaggggag TCCGCCATGTTGAATCTGGTGGATATCTTTGGCCCCTCTGAGGCTCCGCCCCCATCTGACGACCTCTGGGAAGCCCAGCCTgctgtgacctctgacccctgggACTCTGTGG TCCACTCCAACACTCCTGTGATTGGTAGTCCCTGGAAGACCCGCCCCTCCTCCAGCAGCCCAACCAATCCTTGGGCTCCGTCACGCTCTCCCACCTGGGAAGCTCCACCCACATCATCATCCAGCCCTGTCAACCACGGCTGGGAGAGCCCGCCCCCTCTTACAGGGGACGGTACTGATAGGACGGATCCCTTCTCtgtcagggaggaggaggagtgtaaaGGAGAAGAGGGACCACCTCAACCTGGCAGTCctactg GCCCAGATCTGTTTGGGGAGCGTGTCCTGTCCCCCGAGGTGAACGGGCGAGGGGGGGGCAGTCCGGAGATGTTTGACCTGTCCCGTCTCGCCCCCCCGCAGGGCTACGCGGCCCCCCGGATGTGTCGCACCCCAGAAGCCTTCCTGGGACCTACGGGGGCGTCGCTCGTCAACCTGGACGCACTCATCCCCCCTAATCCTCCTAGCAGGACCCACAACAACCCTTTCCTCTTAG gtctgaGTGTTCCCTCTCCCACCAACCCATTCCACTGTGACCAGCCCCGTCTCACACTCAACCAGATGCTCCGTCCCTGTTCCACCTCCCCACTCCCCCCTCACACCCTCCCCtacagcccctctctccccctccctctcccacacaacACCCAGGCCTCCCCCGGCCTCCTGGACCTCCCCTCTAACCtgccccatcccctcctccccctctcccccgccCCAGCCCACCGCGTCACGccccaatctcacacacacagccacaaccCCTTCCTCTGA